A DNA window from Mauremys reevesii isolate NIE-2019 linkage group 17, ASM1616193v1, whole genome shotgun sequence contains the following coding sequences:
- the LOC120384967 gene encoding maestro heat-like repeat-containing protein family member 6 encodes MEWTQDKNPIVRRLSLRGLGSIVLQPEKVHSLRAQLPAIMDMFCDTDRGRVMGAMHQAADIIYLLDGEGLGSISQDIAVSLRPFIDDERDSVRSVAILLLGNVVSSVKDPDKPIVQQKMIHCLLPPCCTLKTDESVTLD; translated from the exons TAAAAACCCCATTGTACGTCGGCTCAGTCTGCGAGGCCTTGGCAGTATTGTGCTCCAGCCAGAAAAG GTGCACTCGTTACGGGCCCAGCTGCCAGCGATCATGGACATGTTCTGTGACACGGATAGAGGGCGTGTCATGGGAGCCATGCATCAAGCTGCAGACATCATCTAcctcctggatggggaggggcttggctccATCTCCCAGGACATTGCAGTCAGCCTTCGCCCCTTCATTGATGAC GAGAGGGACAGCGTGCGCTCCGTTGCCATTTTACTGCTTGGCAATGTGGTGAGCAGCGTGAAGGACCCGGACAAACCCATCGTGCAGCAGAAGATGATCCACTGCTTGCTCCCGCCCTGCTGCACCTTGAAGACCGATGAGAGTGTGACACTG gactga